The proteins below come from a single Tachypleus tridentatus isolate NWPU-2018 chromosome 13, ASM421037v1, whole genome shotgun sequence genomic window:
- the LOC143240850 gene encoding integrator complex assembly factor BRAT1 — protein MYESDTDLNDILLSKVNETFRVIFTEKLREDIDDTLLQKFFSFLSSMGSECQDLLTYQLLINKTDVVKFLHKVLEECSSSEIQALAIRIVGLLSQDNGFIQILESQDSFSLLDDLKKFSRNEKISTVDAVVRAAFLECMYKCSLVEEGLKWIYKCGIHNTGLSCLSDRSLFVSRAAELFIVSCLVKSYHHGYGSSTETAKPSEERFCQLIEAVLQHITCPRENAITESQKGMLISCIAVLKGVFDRETEVLKLLNNKYKFDEFLIQNFLQPRLDVNVRCKLSELVALVLSTCPSKIPEFKAQLTHIVSTLVLQNQLQVLLCLVAAVLKCMPLGVTHLSTPLFYIMVSPLAYVGAFEVKTQPFHGIEFLVENVLREKTTCRKITMFCLNLLKSVQSNLQNSDILLSVKILQELVKLTVPKQDGSSSETRIIGCKKTKRALLETLASLINIEGILQKEEEISELLETCCKVMESCDITPAELSDCAKVIKSVFKIYSVTSQDVISKLCHKSNALDSVGRVLSKRIMDPRWEIVDTVLELLGDLVSIFTDYSLDSEWLLHHYLISFTWELVINSYLEGYVKASAIRTLGLMCCNNTVWCHLKAQNALTEEKVITTVIASAFIDQDGFVKRAMVETVGLLLTKDFGNMYSTCKSMVCWLLRTSCKDLDWEVKIRSLELWCHLVEKNLQSPVVSFENQLYCLYTHGLADCLVEALDDQDRAVRHHAATVLLNIRQNLEGCAVEVMNKSDLGKGDGKQNFSCTESTSNYPCSLGKESSIASQIIFDKDCRETAIETILDMDNISRLHVALVKQETSTQQHKLSHSLSQVKVHSSEVFQPRVSWQEFLKVIWADHVNSVLLETSKSTELYADNPSSLLDDILAAASCKAGTQEDDPEARDCY, from the exons TGACATATCAGCTCCTAATTAACAAAACAGATGTAGTAAAGTTTCTTCATAAGGTTCTGGAAGAATGTAGTTCCAGTGAAATACAAGCTCTTGCCATCAGGATAGTGGGATTATTGTCTCAGGATAATGGCTTCATTCAAATACTGGAGAGTCAAGACAGTTTTTCACTTCTTGATGATCTTAAGAAATTTTCAAGAAATGAGAAGATTTCTACAGTTGATGCTGTAGTCAGAGCTGCTTTCTTGGAATGCATGTACAAATGCTCATTAGTTGAGGAGGGACTTAAGTGGATATATAAATGTG GTATTCACAATACTGGCCTATCCTGCCTATCAGACAGAAGTCTGTTTGTTAGTAGGGCTGCTGAGTTGTTCATCGTCAGTTGTTTAGTTAAAAGTTATCATCATGGCTATGGCTCTAGCACAGAGACAGCTAAGCCTTCTGAGGAACGTTTTTGTCAACTAATAGAAGCTGTTTTACAACATATCACCTGTCCAAGAGAAAATGCTATTACAGAAAGCCAGAAAGGAATGCTAATAAGCTGTATAGCAGTTCTAAAAGGAGTTTTTGACAGAGAAACAGAGGTTTTAAAACTCCTGAACAATAAATACAAGTTTGATGAATTCCTCATTCAGAATTTTTTACAGCCAAGACTTGATGTAAATGTACGATGTAAATTATCTGAGTTGGTGGCATTGGTTCTATCCACTTGTCCAAG CAAAATACCTGAATTTAAAGCCCAGCTAACACACATAGTCTCAACTTTAGTCTTACAGAACCAGTTACAAGTGTTGTTGTGTTTAGTTGCTGCTGTTCTGAAATG TATGCCCCTAGGTGTCACTCATCTAAGTACGCCACTGTTTTACATCATGGTCAGCCCTCTTGCATATGTTGGTGCATTTGAAGTGAAGACGCAACCTTTTCATGGAATAGAATTTCTGGTAGAAAATGTTTTACGAGAGAAAACTACTTGTAGGAAGATTACAATGTTCTGTTTAAATCTGTTGAAATCTGTTCAAAGCAATTTACAAAACAGT GACATTTTATTAAGTGTGAAGATTTTGCAAGAATTGGTCAAGCTTACGGTTCCTAAACAGGATGGCTCATCGAGTGAGACTCGCATCATaggatgtaaaaaaacaaaaagagcaCTCCTAGAAACCCTAGCTTCCTTAATTAATATAGAAG GTATCTTACAAAAAGAGGAAGAAATATCAGAGTTGCTAGAGACTTGCTGTAAAGTGATGGAGAGTTGTGATATAACACCAGCT GAACTGAGTGACTGTGCAAAAGTAATCAAATCTGTGTTTAAAATCTACTCTGTAACATCTCAGGATGTTATCTCAAAGCTTTGTCACAAAAGTAATGCATTGGATTCAGTTGGTAGAGTTCTCAGTAAAAGGATAATGGATCCAAGATGGGAAATAGTAGATACCGTTCTTGAACTGCTTGGAGATTTGGTTTCAATATTTACTG ATTATTCACTGGATTCGGAGTGGCTACTTCATCATTATCTTATCTCCTTTACTTGGGAGTTGGTTATAAACTCCTATTTAGAAGGTTACGTGAAAGCTTCTGCTATCCGCACTCTCGGCCTGATGTGTTGCAATAATACAGTTTGGTGTCACTTGAAGGCACAAAATGCCTTAACTGAG gaaaaaGTAATCACCACAGTGATAGCCTCAGCTTTTATTGACCAGGATGGCTTTGTGAAACGAGCAATGGTTGAAACTGTGGGTTTGCTATTAACGAAAGATTTTGGTAATATGTACAGCACTTGTAAATCAATGGTCTGTTGGTTACTGAGGACATCCTGCAAAGATTTAGATTGGGAAGTGAAAATTAGAAGCCTAGAGCTGTGGTGTCATCTGGTGGAAAAAAACCTTCAGTCTCCTGTTGTTTCTTTTGAAAATCAACTTTACTGTCTTTATACACATGGACTTGCAGATTGTTTAGTAGAGGCTCTCGATGATCAAGACCGAGCAGTTCGGCATCATGCAGCAACTGTTTTGTTAAACATTCGCCAGAACCTTGAGGGATGTGCAGTTGAAGTGATGAATAAAAGTGACCTTGGGAAAGGAGATGGTAAACAAAACTTTTCTTGCACTGAAAGTACAAGTAATTACCCCTGTAGCCTTGGAAAAGAATCCAGTATTGCAAGTCAGATAATATTTGACAAAGATTGTAGAGAAACTGCTATTGAAACTATTCTAGACATGGACAATATCAGTAGGCTACATGTGGCATTAGTAAAGCAAGAAACCTCGACACAGCAACATAAACTTTCTCACTCTTTAAGCCAAGTTAAAGTCCATAGCTCTGAAGTGTTCCAGCCGAGAGTGAGTTGGCAGGAATTCCTTAAAGTTATATGGGCTGACCATGTAAACTCAGTTTTGTTGGAAACATCCAAGTCAACTGAGTTGTATGCAGACAATCCAAGTTCTCTTCTAGATGACATTCTTGCTGCAGCATCTTGTAAAGCAGGAACACAAGAAGATGACCCAGAAGCTAGAGACTGTTACTGA
- the LOC143240851 gene encoding uncharacterized protein LOC143240851, translating to MNSNVSQEMKFNPASSVLYKEQPTMFSPPLLKNDIGHFFPAKLAQGLGMAKILCGTMLTVLGSLAILLSANMADIGGGLWTGLIALTAGIFGVIAGKHPKKVVCLIVFMSISMLSIGATGVFIILTATGLTHDIHAPADIYTNSNGNPTSFLGNMTSRVPAIAMNAIMLFLAILDCLLSVACCVISAKEACQCNMSFSDPNFKGPDSQARRERLFIWLKQQAFVKKLEKTQLPKESFSENTDKSVPQDKGREFQKSPVFHESVSKHNSSKYNSQLSSIQHQHLNSSRHSLHPMQTLSSQLQENSKHFGEPYKVLKGFQVKTMIGDVDRRYVPVDRCFSVDVSKKPKEKWYHEDIQRTLSC from the coding sequence ATGAATTCCAATGTTTCACAAGAAATGAAGTTTAACCCAGCAAGTAGTGTACTCTACAAAGAACAACCAACTATGTTCTCACCACCCCTTTTGAAGAATGACATTGGTCACTTCTTTCCTGCAAAGCTTGCTCAGGGCCTTGGAATGGCCAAAATTCTGTGTGGCACTATGCTAACTGTCCTTGGATCACTGGCCATACTGCTATCAGCCAATATGGCTGACATAGGAGGTGGGTTGTGGACAGGGTTGATAGCGTTAACGGCTGGTATCTTTGGAGTAATTGCTGGAAAGCATCCAAAAAAGGTtgtctgtttaattgtttttatgtccATCTCCATGTTAAGTATTGGTGCTACAGGTGTTTTTATTATACTCACTGCTACTGGGCTTACCCATGACATTCATGCCCCTGCAGACATTTACACTAATAGTAATGGAAACCCCACTTCTTTTTTGGGAAATATGACCTCCAGAGTTCCAGCTATTGCTATGAATGCCATCATGCTGTTTCTTGCCATCCTGGACTGTCTTCTATCAGTTGCTTGCTGTGTCATCAGTGCTAAAGAGGCTTGTCAGTGCAACATGTCATTTTCAGACCCAAATTTCAAAGGCCCAGACTCTCAAGCCCGAAGAGAACGTCTATTCATCTGGTTGAAGCAACAAGCatttgtgaaaaagttagaaaagACACAGCTACCCAAAGAAAGTTTTTCAGAAAACACAGACAAATCAGTTCCACAAGATAAAGGAAGAGAGTTTCAAAAGTCACCTGTATTTCATGAGTCAGTATCAAAGCACAATTCTTCCAAATACAATAGCCAGTTATCAAGTATACAGCACCAACACCTAAACAGCTCAAGGCACTCACTTCATCCAATGCAAACATTATCCTCCCAACTTCAagaaaactcaaaacattttggtGAACCCTACAAGGTACTTAAAGGTTTCCAAGTGAAAACTATGATAGGAGATGTTGACAGACGATACGTGCCTGTAGATCGTTGTTTCTCTGTAGATGTTTCTAAAAAACCAAAAGAGAAATGGTACCATGAAGATATACAGCGTACACTTTCATGCTGA